ggaaaaaaatcgaccttaaaatttcaaaaagttacaatATATAAACTGTTCATCAACTCGAAAAAATACCCTCAGtcgaacttaagggagagttgCGCAAAGTGGTCAAATGGAGTACATGAAAATGGtgcttccgaaaaaaaattgatgccaaatgtcttaaaattccaTGAAACGTCGAGGTCTACTctcatttcgatttttttttgtcaaaaatcactctttgacttttggttttttttttcggaatacgaggcaaaacttaTGGTTAAGAGTGCAaacgaaaatggtcatctcgatttttcatatggaGCTTCGCACTAAATGTGACCTCATCttgagaaaaacaatttttttttagatgacagatgcaattttaaaacatttggcatcattttttttccaaaacaccATTTTCATGTGATTGGGTGATTTCTGGAAAACTCaagctttgaccgctttgcgccactctcccttaaggggggacccctgtctggatgGTCGGAAAATGatgaattttcctatttttttttcggatgtttggaataaaatgaagtgtttggGTATTTTGGTCATTGTttgaggtatatttgaagatgaattttacattttttgagtgcacgaattatgattattacgctattgacagctggatgcgtaaatGCTGCCTGGAAATcgataccttgctggtggtatcgattctGAAGCAACGTGGTGTCACAAAACGAATTCCAATTCATATTTTGACACTTTAGcgcaatacctaaagcgttacataggtttattgaaaatttgaaaaaaaaaatccaaaatgacggtaatttttgttgaaaatgagtaatttttcataaaaaatcgttgtttagaagctcataaaaaattaaaaaattgagatATCGAAAACTGACTATGTAACGCTttggataattcatttttacatactGATATAAAATTCAGCCATCGATATCACCAGTTGaagaaacatggtttcgagaaaaacgcgtttaaatttttttacagcaatactatatcccttgacgTGACtttatacttttggctgtaactttccaacgaaatcaaatatcgaataatccttttaggacaacatttctgaaggcataagcttcccgaaaatacgaaaaaacagaaattcgatttcttcgattttccagaccggggtcccccctcaagtttaattgatctgaaattttgcatagtgtgttttttcgagatggtgaacattttgtatgcggtaactttttgaaattcgaggtgacgattttcattggcatcctaatCTGCCCACATACGCATAGTTGGCGTAAACACCAATACCATTCAGTGATGGAACattctgttttgttgtttttcagcTGAATAATTATGACTTTGAACAATTTATAGAGAATTATTTGTCTCTATTTAACAAATGATGGGCTCAGAATGAATTTGGATTGGATCGATTTCTCGTCATCAAttgtttctttagttaataaatcaactgcaaaaacgttccaatttgagtttgctatagaatctaaCAGATGAAGTTCTGACATATCTTCCACAttatcaaatacagctgggaatgagtttgcagctaagttatgaccaaaagagagtgtCGATGTacagaaatcgatgatgtcacttatacccctttcattttgagcccctcaaatatTAACAGACAAAAACGGGCCGGAAgggttttatgatttttgtcatATTAATTCAATCGAAAAACACAGTTGACGATTACGTCAATCATGTTTACTTAAACAGTAACGTATTTATACCTTGTATATTTATGAGGGGCGCTGCAAGCTGAGTAGGATTCCAACTCTGTTCAGAACCAGTCGAATTAATGAAAGTTATTAGCTAGACTGTGTGGATCAACCGTAGATCGCATTTCACGAAAAACTAGAGTAGTAATCACCGATGAACGATACTTTGAATCACAAATATATGTGAAGTTTACAGTCCATGTCATTACTACCACTCAACTATTGAAGGCTGTCTCAGTTCAAGAAATTCATACAAGAAAGCGATATGAATGAATTTTTTGGTGGGAATACAAACTGCATTGCAATCGCTAACATGATCATGATCAAGAATAAGTCCTCGTCAAACCATTTGCCCGTGTTAACTTCTCTTCGAAAGGTAAACTAGATTTTTTGGGTATAATGCTCCTAACCGATAAACCTGTTTAATTTAGATCAGTTTAGATTAAAATTTCCGATAACATTGTCATTATGGCGAGCAAACGATTTGGGTTAATTCATATTCTGCAGTTGCTATTATCAGTGGCTTCTACGAATAGTTTAATGTTACCATGTAAAAAAATTCCAACGATAAGTTTTTGTATCGTTGCGAAGGGGTTGTCTTTTCTTCTTTCAAAAACCAAACTGAACACCACTCAAGGTGTTTTTTCGGAACACATTATACgggggtcgttcaaaaaatatgtttcagtgcctcagaaatcacaGAAAAATAAAGATTCAATAACACTGAataaattcgtgacgcagttacatcttacttcaaaaagttggacgctacgcacttcgcgctcgaaaTAGAAAAAATTCGTGCCacgttatgaaaaatgcctcgaacgttacggcgattatgtgaaaaaataaaaaatgaaacgttgattacgaaaatcaccttgttttttgtcctaactttatttttccgcgatttctgaggcacttttttgaacgaccctcgtaaatGAACTGCAGTAGAACATCTCCAAAGCTGCGAGTCACATTTGTGGCAACTGAAGATAAGTTAAAATCGGATCTcggtttcaaaaaaataaacccACATATTGCATAATTTTGCGGAGAAGCATTGGCCAAAATCGAGAGACCGAATCCATGATGGAAAGATTAGTCCACTTTGGGGCTTTGGTGAAACTTTTGGAAGGCTGCAAAAATCACGCACATTTGGgggatttaaaataaaaataaaggggGAATGAACTTGCTGTGCAGAGAATTTTGCAATATGAGTAAGTCTTTTATGCTTTTATAGATGCATATAAAAGCATTCATGATGACTAGAGGTTGCATCAGTGCAACATCTCCTGTTTCGAAGGAAAAATCTAGATCAGAAGTTTGGAAGACGATGATTGGTCTGGTGAGTAGGATTGATTCTGATTGAGGTTGCTATGAAAAAAGGACACATTTAATTTCCCACAAATATAGGTAACACTTTCGCTAGCATTAGCTACAGTCTGCGCTGCTCCCCAGCAAGGATTCGGTTTCAATAGGGACAAAAATGCAGTAGCCCTGGTGCACGAGCGCTACCTCCACCCGGATGGATCCTATACTTATAAGTACGAAACCAGCAACGGAATCAGCGCTTCCCAGAGTGGCAGTGCAAACGGTGTTTTCTCCAACGGATACTACTCGTATAATGCACCAACAGGAGAGCGTATACAACTCACCTATATTGCTGATGAGTATGGTTTCCACCCCCAGGGAACACATCTTCCGGTTGAACCACCGGCGCCGGATCATGTCATCAGGAGTCTGCAGGCGATTCGAGCTGCAGCCACTCCGAATTCCAACCTGGACATTCGCACGCTGGATGCGACAATCGCCCGACTGAAAGCTAATCGAGGCTGATATTTTACGGAGTTTAAGAATATTTAATCCAATTatgtttctcaaaaatatatactAATTGCCAAGAGTGATTTGACCGATTCAAAGCTAGTCGCATATGCTTTACTATAGCAAATCGAATGTAGGCTGCGTTAAAATCGACGAACTTTACAATGTCGAAATTTCGCTGTCGTTCAGAGAAATACGATCTCACCGATCGTAAATCTATTGATGGGGTCCGGTCGGACGATTATGTTTTTGAAAGGATTAAGGCTAGGGCGTATTCAGAGTGCTATTGGTCAATACTGAGTCTCGAGAAGCGCACCATTAGCATATCGAACCCTTTCGAATCGGACCACTCGGGGGTTCGCGAAAGCAGACTCGAGTCGGTGGAGCATATGCTTCTGAAAGGGGTTTCCTGCAGACTGCAACAAACGCACAAGTGGCGAGCCGAGGCGTTCGGCTATCGGAGGGATGATATATTTTTGGACATTTCGCGATATCTCCCCATCTGCCCGCCGCGTGAGATGCTTAGTGAAGAATTTTGTCATCTTTCTGCGCTGATAGCAACTTGTTTCGGGTGACCGCGTGCCTTATCCCCGGGTGGAGATGAACCAGTTTTGATGATCGACGTATAAAAGCTGATTCGGCTAGAGGATGCGATGTCATTTGATATTTGAATTTTATCGAATTTTTATGCCATTTTTTTCTGGTGAATCTTTTTCGACTGCCCTCAACGAAAGCTTAGAAGAGACGGGCAGTGAGATCGTTTCGTTCGGCGAGATAACATGTGTCCAGAAGTGTGATGGTGACGCATTCCAGTTTCAGTTTTTGTCAATCGTGTAAGCAGGATAAGTGCCATATTGAATGAAGTGTGTTTATTGGATTCTCCCAACGAGAGGCGGTGAAGGTGGTAAAGGCGTTAACAGCCGAAAGAGGACTGATTTTGTGATGAAGTAATTCGCATTTTTCTTCTACCATTTCGTGTTAAAACATGTACAGAAAATGCGACTGGCTTCCTCGCGAAATCAGATCGACAAAATCAACATCAGAGGAGCAGAGAATGGAATTTAACTTGGATTACTGTTGAGATGATGATATCCAAAAGCGGAAGATTGGATTGATGGTCGATTGTGTTCCCCTGAAATGGCCCCTTTGTGTATTGTGTATGAAATTGCAGTATAGCCGTTCTTCAAACATCTTTTTAAGCTTGCTATAAGATACTTTTTACGTTATGAACAACTTCAGATGCAACTATTGTTGTTATTGTGACCAAAACTTGAGTTTTTCAATGTTGAGGCTTGTTTTTGCTCATACATCCACCTTAAATTTGAAGAATTAGAAGAGTGTTTGATGTTTTGGTTCTTGAAATGCCTGAAATTTTAATGTGGAACATTATACACCTTccgataaatataaaatttatattcgtGGAATTAAAATCCACGGAAGTACGTTTGCAAGGCAAATTATCGTCTTTCGTGGAAGGTTTTGATTTGATGcctcaatgtgaaaaatttgcAGTTGCAACATCCCTCTGGATATATCAAAATAGTGTTTTTATCGTTGACGACAAGCTCTGTACTAATAGAGATATGATTTCTGAAGATGCAGACTTGAAGGCATTCCTTCTTCTAGAAAAGAGTTGAAATCTGGTTTTTTGGTCTacaaaatatttctattttaaGGTGTGTAAtccacagattcttggttttgaaatttaaaattatgacattgcTTCTAAAAATGCATCGAGTACCGTAAGAAcaagaaaacactttttttttagcaATTTGCATGAACTGAAACatgtattttaaattaatttatattacattgaatgaaaaaaaaatcattcttacAAAATTCAGTATTGTTTTTAAGTTctatttacaataaataaatgaataatatACAGAAAACACTTCGAAAACatttcccaacttcattttattatcaggtgcaatattatcacgtatttgctgaacaattgCCGAAGCATCaatagccatgtggatagcgtggtcgtgtaaaatagctttgcattccagccggcattggttcgatccccattgacgtcgtatggaaatttttttttgacacaatcccaaatgaaatgagaaaagaaaacagaaagagatatcTGCACGCATAcctacaaaccatttttaagcttttaatatagctcattatttgcgcatttgactctccagcacactaaatggcatcatttctgccaaagatgatatgttttctgccaacgctagtttgggtgtagcctAAATTTGATTGCATATTAATTTATGTAGCAATGGAAGATTTCAGATATACAAAAATTCTAATAAACATTTCTAAACATTTCGAACAAGCAATTATTAAATGCTTGCTATTAGCACCAATTCAATTAAAACTTGTAATTATTGCGAAATTATTTCACACCCCTctaagaagttttttttttcatttttacttcTGTTATTTATTTGTTATCTTTTTCTCAACTTTAATTTTCATGCCTTTTACTGTCATCTTTCCCGTCACTTACTTCCAAAGGTAGACATGAGAATGTGTATATGAGTAATATGTGCGAGTTTATTCCATGTCTGAGCCAAAAGATACAAAAGATACATACAGTAAGATACAGTTTATTTTCCTATGTAGGTTATTGATAACGGGTCCTAACAGGTTTTTGAGATATTGACTTCAAAGGGcatggccgggtaagggagtaaaaagtgctcccaaaccaaatcaccagctgtatggcaaatattgtattacTGGGCGCAGTTCCTCAGTGAAAATTGCTGATGCATTATCCACCTCGTTCCCGATAGATTCCGGAGTACCCCAAGGCAGTGTCTTGGGACCCTTGCTTTTCGTTCCGTTCATCAACGACATTTGTAAAGCGCTGAAATCACCGAAAACGTTGTATGCAGACGATCTCAAGTTTTATCGAGCAGTTCAAACGCTGGTAGACTGTTGTGCCCTGCCATCGGACATCGACATGATTCTGGAATGGTGCAGTTTGAACGGAATGGAAGTCAATATCAGCAAATGCTACGTGATCTCATTCAGTCGCTCACGAACACCGATTGTCTTCGACTACAAAATGGCAACAACGAGTTTGAAGCGTACGAGTACCGTGAAGGATCTGGGGATTCTCGTAGACAGTAAATTGAGGTGTACGGAACACATCGCTTCAGTCACTGCGAAAGCATATTCCATGCTAGGTTTCTGGAAGCGAAACACGAAGTTCTTCAATGATATATATTGTCTAAAAACGCTGTACTGCTCATTGGTGCGTAGTGTGTTAGAATTCGGGGTACAAATCTGGGCTCCATTCCACGTAGTCCACATGAAACGGATAGAACGAGtccaaaagcattttattcgttaTGCTCTTCGGAATCTCAACTGGAGGGATAGGACCAACCTGCCAGCGTATGAAAGCCGTTGTATGCTGGTTGACCTGCCAACACTAGCGAGCAGACGAGTACTTCTTCAACGACTACTCGTCTTTGATATCTTGACAGATCACATCGACTGCGCAGATATATTAGCGAAACTTCGCTTCAACACACCCCTTCGAGTGACGCGGCAATCACAATTTTTTCGCCGGTCGAATCATCGCACCACCTATGGTATGAACAATCCACTGGACGTCTGCTGTAGCAAGTTCAACGAAGTGTCTGATTTGTTTGACTTCGGTGTATCTAAAAATGTATTTAGGCTTAGACTTAGTAGGTAAACATATCTGTACGATTCttatgtcgaagataataaataaaaataaaaggtattaaataagaaattttgacggttgatttgaacccctatgtggtttgacgtaggatctatagtgaaaaacgtactttttcgtttatttcacgccatcctcaaaagcttcgagataaaaatttgaaaaaaatactgaatcttgaaatttttttttggggtttagagattcagtactactctaattcatatttaaatgtgttcctacggtttTTCtatatatgtgtgattttttcagcgTTGCGCGTACAAatggtctggctgggtaagggagtaaaaagtcctccaaaccaaatcatcagcCCTATgggaaatattgtatagggtactagctaacccggcaaacttcgtcccgcccatttacttga
The Toxorhynchites rutilus septentrionalis strain SRP chromosome 2, ASM2978413v1, whole genome shotgun sequence genome window above contains:
- the LOC129771195 gene encoding pupal cuticle protein Edg-78E-like, which codes for MIGLVTLSLALATVCAAPQQGFGFNRDKNAVALVHERYLHPDGSYTYKYETSNGISASQSGSANGVFSNGYYSYNAPTGERIQLTYIADEYGFHPQGTHLPVEPPAPDHVIRSLQAIRAAATPNSNLDIRTLDATIARLKANRG